ctaaccctaaccctaaccctatccctaaccctaaccctaaccctaaaccctaaccctaaccctaaccctaaccagtagatcaaggcaattcttcttggaataatgtgcctaagtggtgccgtgtgacgccccggaaccggtaccatgaggattccagcgatcccgccgaaatccgcacgacatCGATTCAGAGATGCCCtcagacacgacgtgcgcgacgaatcacacacgtgatgccagaggaattaacacgagtggtaacattacaacatgattacaatagagcccacaaagacatatattacaacaacgactccaaagagtcaagatacaaatatacaatacaaagatccaaatcatacagaagatcgaatacatccgagtacggacaagatacaaattggactaagagtcctgaagataaacgatggcgtccataaccctgcccaggcaaaGCCGGaaaggtaaccttgctaacgtcgtctttatcgaacataacttcatacctgcccggttatgtcccaaagaagcagcaataagtacgggttcgtacttaacaagacttcaagacgtataagcattcgtcaaccagtcgtcctttgtacttgaggcacgcaggggacttagaggacgcaagaggaacatcataggcaatatggtggggttaagcggcagcgcgcaagcactaaaaacctatagagacactctacaacagtcgtctatcagagaaggtgagagagcgcataaactagcagttctatactctgcaaacataacacagccgatgtgttcccccttcgcaaagaagtacttacaaaggcactcacacggtggacaagttttaaccatttattattgaagttgtgctaacttactacgcaagttattaataATGaatcaacaggtgtaagttgtctatggtcgagtcatacagttccaagtcgtccataaccgcggacgcggcttatcgataagattgtaaccctgcaggggtgcccaaatgtgcccacacgcacgatcaactccAAAGGCAAATGGCAAAAAGGTGGAGCATCACGTCTCGCACTCTCCTTAATATCCAGGAagacacctaactaagttaacccgtatcgaagtctggccgtgctccgaagcggacttagctgttgcgagaacggctaagaggatcagagcccactagaggatgacctcttaacaatacgtgccgcacctacgagcgtgcaagatacaacggggttacaaggcactcacggcttccccaaaagtaacatcatatcatctgaccacaaagagaacaagcttgcacgcccgggaaaAACAAAGCattcaaactaattgtggccactggacaaagctgtagattccggcagtggtcgaggggagacccggtaagcatacccacgtgtggttagagcgctcagtctcggaacagataacaagaactcggggtcctaagttttatagaaacacaagtgagccgtcacaaaacaatcagctgacccaccgatgcctccgctaacaactattatCAAGTAATcatgataccctcaacagataacccgataagatagcgataacggtaacgagatataaacagcactagcatgcactacgactcgcaaggcagacccgaaaccaaacaatagctgtaggaggtggtggtggcaatataggctgcttgaggtaacatgtggataggacacgtgacaagaacgcaactcaaggctagcataagagagaaggcaaaataaaataggtgagtgactcctgcagagacaggagtttaggaaatgcttgcctgttaaagcttgccgaggaacatccggagaactcgtcgtatctcacagcaccacttcgcgatcctatccgggaagaagcaaatgctggaacacacaacgtatgcaagtcttactactacggataaagaagatccagcatgatcaagatgatatgcatgacatggcagcgatggtgcaatgcaacttatccaatttaagcggagtcggaaccccggacaatcaaattaggttggagttgcattttctaccgacaaattaatggttgattagcatggcagtaGCATGGCAAAGGTGGGCTACTACAATATTAATCGGAGCGGGGAAACCCTAGGCGGTGTTCCAAAATACTCCGGATATTAGGtgaggtgaacatgcataactatcaacgcgcgacattatgcgagatgcaaacagatatatggatggcataatcatgttcagtgcatttttctgatcaaaattcatatataacactttttcatttgagttacagattaaaagttattaaTAAAACATTTTTTATTAATTAAAAATAGATTACAGGATTTCATTAATTGGGAAAAGGACCCGAAAACAATTTTTAGTcggggaaggaccccgggttgATTTTAGAAAGTTTCAGGGGGTTTTCAAGAAAAACTTCCGCGCCAGGGACCGCGGATTGATGAGGCAAAAGTTGCAGGGGGCAAACTGAAAGGAACAGATCCAATCTGGATCTGGGAATGTTTCTCACCAGCGTGGAGCTAGCCCGAGGCGCTGACGGCTGGGCCCCGCGGGTCGACGTGGACGCCGCGTGGCGGACGACGTGGCAAAGTGTGCGTGCACGCACAGAAGCCGTTCGACAGAAAGGTGTGCGCGCGGGGCGGCGGTCACCGCGGCTCTGGCCGGCGCGCGCGGGCGAAAGGGGGGCGTCCCAGGACGCGCTGAAGGGCGTCGGGGAAACGCCTCGTCGGCGCGGACCACGGGAGGGCGGCGCCGCTTCTAGGAGGTCGTCGGAGAGGCACCGGCGGCggggacctgcggcagcagcgtcGGTCACCACAACGAAGATGCAGAAAACGAGGCAAGGAAGGGGAGAAGGATGTCCAGGAGATGCGCGAATTCTCCCTGAAACTCAACCTGTGTTCAGAACGGACAGGGGAGACCCATGGTGGCCGGAATCGGCGAGCTTTTGCCGCCGGGGTCGGAGAAGAAGTCGTGGTTTGGCAGCGATTCAAGGCGCGTGAGAACGATTCCTTGCAGGGGAGGACGAAGACGAGGATGGCGCATCTGCTGGTGGCGTCGGCGCGGTGCGGGGTGGCCGGAGACGTCGACGCCATGTGGTTGCTGCGGCGGTGGTTCACGGGTGCTCACAGAGAAAGGGAGAacgagggggaaagagaggggcgGCGGCAGGAGGGGAGGATGATGGGTTGGTGggagctagggtttgggcgctgAAGATAAAGGAGGGGGAGGGAGCAGGTGGAGGTGGGTGCGCGGTGGTGGAGGACCAGGTGGTCACGCTCCTCTCGTGAGGGGAGAAGACGACAAGGGGGAAAATCTTTTGTCATCCCGAAGGGGTACGGGCTGAGCTGGGCTGGGCCAAGGAGGAAGGAAGGGAGGTGGGCCGCGAGGTAGATGGGCTGCGGGGAAAAGAAGAGAGGGTGGGCTGAGAGGAAGAGAGGGCCCAGGAGGGAAGAGGAGGGTTAGGGGCAGATTTTATTTTAAAAacttcttttcctttttcttttgaaaacTGTTTGTAAAAGGTTTGAAAACAAAACcagtaaattttgaatttgaaaaagAGAGAGGAAATAGACATAACAAAATATTtaggtttataaaataattttatttattttgttttagggtttatcagagggaaaagagagagaagggtTTATTAAAACCATTTGAGAGAGAAAATAAAGAGTTAGggttttataaaataattttattttattagataaaacatgaatgatatgatgcatatgccatgatgatgcacaaaaagaaaagaacaaacaagtctagtaggggtactacccggggccgttacaaacgacaccactaacaagggatcgcgccccgagatcccacgtccaggtacgggggagagagaggtgaaactatcggatcttcaggcaacgtgtcgatctcctcgacaccactaacaagaattgttgctccatgtagaacggtcgacaccaccaacaagaagtcgttgttccgctgttgatgatgAGTTTTCGTCGGGACCTCCGAAGATCGGCCCAATTAGGTGAAGgcatagatcgtccaacccacgtcgaaacctaagactcggagaagcagataagagagaagactcaaaaatcGCAAGGATAAGAGGAGAAAGAaatatagataaggagaaaaatcagagctaaccagaactatccaacgaattttagaaaatagttttgacactagacactACAATGACCATTGGCAAGGTTAtcatacaggctggactagtggggtatcgtcaacctgaggctctgataccaacttgtgaggtATCgacaacctggctctgataccaacttgtgaggtATCgacaacctgagctctgataccaacttgtgacgccccggaaccggtaccatgaggattccagcgatcccgccgaaatccgcacgatatcgattcagagacgccctccgacacgacgtgcgcgacgaatcacacacgtgatgctagaggaattaacacgagtggtaacattacaacatgattacaatagagcccacaaagaCATatgttacaacaacgactccaaagagtcaagatacaaatatacaatacaaagatccaaatcatacaaaagatcgaatacatccgagtacggacaagatacaaattggactaagagtcctgaagataaacgatggcgtccataaccctgcccaggccaagccggaagggtaaccttgctaacgtcgtctttatcgaacataacttcatacctgcccggttatgtcccaaagaagcagcaataagtacgggttcgtacttaacaagacttcaagacgtataagcattcatcaaccagtcgtcctttgtacttgaggcacgcaggggacttagaggacgcaagaggaacgtcataggcaatatggtggggttaagcggcagcgcgcaagcactaaaaacctatagagacactctacaacagtcgtctatcagagaaggtgagagagcgcataaactagcagttctatactctgcaaacataacacagccgatgtgttcccccttcgcaaagaagtacttacaaaggcactcacacggtggacaagttttaaccatttattattgaagttgtgctaacttactacgcaagttattaataATGaatcaacaggtgtaagttgtctatggtcgagtcatacagttccaagtcgtccataaccgcggacacggcttatcgattagattgtaaccctgcaggggtgcccaaatgtgcccacacgcacgatcaactccAAAGGCAAATGGCAAAAAGGTCGAGCATCAcgtctcgcactctccttcactacaacaatgtccaggaagccacctaactaagttaacccgtatcgaagtccggccgtgctctgaagcggacttagctgttgcgagaacggctaagaggatcagagcccactagaggatgacctcttaacaatacgtgccgcacctacgagcgtgcaagatataacggggttacaaggcactcacggcttccccaaaagtaacatcatatcatctgaccacaaagagaacaagcttgcacgcccgggaaaAACAACGCattcaaactaattgtggccactggacaaagctgtagattccggcagtggtcgaggggagacccggtaagcatacccacgtgtggttagagcgctcagtctcggaacagataacaagaactcgaggTCCTAAGTTTTATAGAAACACAAGTGAGCTGTCACAAAacaatcagctgacccaccgatgcctccgctaacaactattatCAAGTAATcatgataccctcaacagataacctgataagatagcgataacggtaacgagatataaacagcactagcatgcactacgactcgcaaggcagacccgaaaccaaacaatagctgtaggaggtggtggtggcaatataggctgcttgaggtaacatgtggataggacacgtgacaagaacgcaactcaaggctagcataagagagaaggcaaaataaaataggtgagcaactcctgcagagacaggagtttaggaaatgcttgcctgttaaagcttgccgaggaacatccggagaactcgtcgtatctcacagcaccacttcgcgatcctatccgggatgaagcaaatgctggaacacacaacgtatgcaagtcttactactacggataaagaagatccagcatgatcaagatgatatgcatgacatggcagcgatggtgcaatgcaacttatccaatttaagcggagtcggaaACCCGGACaatcaaattaggttggagttgcattttctaccgacaaattaatggttgattagcatggcagtaGCATGGCAAAGGtgggctacttcaatattaatcggagcggggaaaccctaggcggtgttccgaaatactccgGATATTAGGtgaggtgaacatgcataactatcaacgcgcgacattatgcgagatgcaaacagatatatggatggcataatcatgttcagtgcatttttctgatcaaaattcatatataacactttttcatttgagttacagattaaaagttattaaTAAAACAATTTTTATTAATTAAAAATAGATTACAGGATTTCATTAATTGGGAAAAGGACCCGAAAACAATTTTTAGTcggggaaggaccccgggttaATTTTAGAAAGTTTCAGGGGGTTTTCAAGAAAAACTTCCGCGCCAGGGACCGCGGATTGACGAGGCAAAAGTTGCAGGGGGCAAACTGAAAGGAACAGATCCAATCTGGATCTGGGAACGTTTCTCACCAGCGTGGAGCTAGCCCGAGGCGCTGACGGCTGGGCCCCGCGGGTCGACGTGGACGCCGCGTGGCGGACGACGTGGCAAAGTGTGCGTGCACGCACAGAAGCCGTTCGACAGAAAGGTGTGCGCGCGGGGCGGCGGTCAccgctgtggggaccccggactagctgtccgaaataccctgttatgtatacagttcacgttcccatgatcagtgtgccgtgaacacataaccgaactgatatcaaattacatcatcctttacaaaacggaataagaaaattacaataaggtcacatgacccatctttacaagatagcctcgaagggcctaatctaatcatcagagtagcagaatcacttcaGCGTAGAGAGCCCAAGTCATACGCCTTAACCCTACGGGCAGCggcgggaagacgttcctagctcgcatagacgtcatcaactccttcttcatctgtcgaagtcctccaggtctggccaagtaaatagccagggacaaagccgtgagtacatttgaattgtactcgcaaaccatcaagaaggtgataacaattctaactaaagaagacaagagaggaagaatagtttctctggtggatatagcatgtgaaagagaatcagtttctcttgtggatatagcatcccacatcacagttgaaggggacactaagaaagtcctatgacatctctatatctttgttaaagcagagttcctctacatgaaacactaggaagggtcaccctcttttgtttcattttcctcgaccatctccacatggtcggcacaccatctttcccgtacccttccggtacttccaacacacatttcctttggaaatcattttcaaaaccaaaactcgacacagctctgtaacggccatcccaaccgtccatgaccgcggacgcggctattcgaatagttttgactctgcagagtttgcacactttcaccacaactatccggatacctatcgtgtgggcatcatccccgcataacgacatatgccacgacgtatacccggacataacctttcgcccattcgacttaacacgaggtcctaccctatggagtatgtacctccccggcaccgtggcagctcacctccttttgagcgtggctccaccgccaagccaggagacccatagtgtcttccggacgggtcagccccgaaggcctcccgttatactattgtcccaacctcgacaacccggactcgggggtaaccgtacccttgtatagttgtgcggtgcctcatgctaagaagaacaaacgtcaagttaagccccgtgcccacgttggagtagctatggttgcgctgtgtaattgttccgggcgaatacaaagaaccatgtgtcgttttttctcaaaacccaagtcacacacacattcCTTTTCTCAAACATCTTTGACAAGATACTCTTTgccttcataaaccatacacttgggtaaggttatcttacccaaggttttcataaacatttacaacaaggtaaaccttgaggggttcccaacctaaagttttatgtaggagctaagatacatcaatggcatgatgctagccgtcatacctctaaggagatgataattgaggtgtcaaggggattaTACATGCTTAGGATAAGCACGCATGGGGACAACATAAGTAGGAGGATTCGACAAAAGGGTCACGATgttgatcatcataccactaagaagatggtaaaataggtggtcaaagggggcatacatgctcagggtaagcatgcataacaacaacaaggggttcaacatacttgagaGTAAGTATGCAAAACATCAACAAAAGGTGTGGCActcttgggagtaagtatgcatagcatCACAAGGTAGAAGGTATAACAAGGGCATGATactaaccatcataccactaaggggtgcaaaaagggtgtcaagaggtcgacacacacaagataagtgggcatacccctcacacttagagggtacaccaagatcatgataatgaagaccaccatttcactaaagggggttgtaggtgaggtgtcaaagagaataaacatgctcatggtgagcatgctccatcaacataagtagaaacaacacaagatagatcgagagacaagaacaacaacaaagtaaccacaatatgtgattaaacattcagagatcaagagatggcttgccttggcttatttgtccctggacttcttcaactccatcaaataagaattcccacagtacaaataaaatccttgtccgattccacttcttcttcttctcctccgaaattgttcgcatctatcgccggaaaatataaaaggaacacaatcaatcacattgctccaaacataacaagcatgcaacattcaacaatcaataactaaccactttactaagggctaacatacaaaagacttatagatactacaaagcaactaaaagaaaaccccatttatttacctagtaaaggtatgagagtgccacgacttagcaattgcctctctaggtatcaccatggcacaactaagtatcccctggtagataacatcataaagaggacaagagcattagtttgacatcaaatacattcacaaaacatttgcaaacatttttggaaaagtagaaaacagttttcctaacttagtttgctcacataacacaacatccaaaataggaagcaaaccacattccacatcatttgaaaacttaagcaaaataatagggctaaagttgagttgcagaggttttgttttgcaagcataaaacaaaggttgcccagttctaaataaaagagttggtcaaggttttTAAATAAACCCAACAAGTTTTggtccaacaatgcatgtcacacatataccttactaacagtaacaaaaatgcatgaacagagactaacactatttttcctagatggctagtactaatacaagactaacccaattggattcactaaaaaatattaaacctacaaatttaggaatttgtgtgaatcttactgtacagaaaacaagatctgtaagccataaatcgtagaaaaatcctaaaaatatgggaccactggcatttgaaaggttttgaaaaggtggttcttacccagtttgtttcattcaaaaattcattcccaagctcctgatttaattcgacaaagtcagatctgaccagatcttgatctgtgaaccatttcaattccattaggtcatttgaagtgaacccaacgccaaaatgaaggtactggagagggctttcacccaaaattgagtttgctcaaaaaggttttgtaaaacggaagaaatctaacaaacaatgattctgcatgtttgcagaactttatttatcatgcaaaatccgaaaagaatttgaggatgagaccaacgccaagttgtagatattttcaatacctatctgcagaactttgaaccactcgatttggatctgcacacgagatttggcggattttacaagatcgtaccagaatctgaaacagcaagaaacagaaattactgcaaggttttggacgaactttgctcaagaacttcagatctgaggatagctcaaccttctccatgcttggaccaacatgcacctgcatcaagatccaatcttagcaatggagggagaagaagaggagattaaaccatctaaggttggggagaagatggaggggggggctctcatggtgaggatgagcttgagggaggaaggagctgcatcttggtgagctttccatggccatggccggccatgaagctaggaggagcagcaatttcgtggggagaggtaggaggagagtgtgtgggagtggaggagagagtggggagtggaaaagtgagagcaagtgaggagggggtgggctgccaagcccctttatatagagggagagggggtgggctgcctcctcattgattgggttGGTTGGGAGGTAGCCTCTTCATTGATTGGGTTAGTTGGGAGGCTGGTTTGGGGAAGAGATATTTGACCCAAGCTGAATTTATTTGTGGCATTGGGAAGGGACAAAGGAGGAGAGGCATCCCAAGGTGGAGTAATTATGTGAGAGAGAGGGAAATGGAGAGGCATGATGCATGTGTGCCATGGCATGGCCGGCCACATATTTTTGGCCATGCACAAGTGATCAACAAGAGATAATTGCTACACATGCATGACACCCAAGGTTGAGTGCCTCACAAATTACTAAAATGGTGGCCTAAAAAGATATACAATTTTAGGCAAAGTGATACTAATGCACAAGGGTGCTAAAGTAGATGGTGGTGACATTCGACCTGATAAAAGATGTGtccaagagatgatggtggtgatggtgatttagacaatggtagagcaaggctaggagagatggtgagtgaagtaaccatatactcacaaggatgaatatattgacatacatcatcaattcatgaggtcaaggtgatgatggaaaataatagaggagtgagataggcataatgaaatataagttgctcttcaaataagaggtcaattgggagtgatttgaaagtatcaaatgattatccatttgatcaagaattggaggatggaggggatacaatgtggtagatcagagatgtgcataagatgtgcaagtttTGCCATTTGAGAAAGGATTCATTTGAAAAGTATatggaacacctcaattgtctagacacaattgggaatgaactcaagtggaatggaattttgaagatgttgagagaaaactagttggaacataggggttcaaCATATTCTACTTTCttaagtaaagtagagtttttctcaaatttaaagtaaacaagaaatggtatgggtaccataaacaagccttttgttaaaaacaaagcaacatagagagtaatgttttagaaatcaatgcttggtagaaatgggatgagaaaacaaaacccatttcagttccttgttctctttgaagaattatcttgaaaatatttaataaaactagaagtagttttgtgatcaaaactagagaaggaaaattaataggatttttgagagagaaaactaacttagggagaagtgttctcaagggtagatgatggctacaaaatgtacccaccattcccactcttggttttgtgaagattagacTTGAATAAAGacaagaggtaaa
This Lolium perenne isolate Kyuss_39 chromosome 1, Kyuss_2.0, whole genome shotgun sequence DNA region includes the following protein-coding sequences:
- the LOC127322894 gene encoding uncharacterized protein, whose amino-acid sequence is MQVHVGPSMEKVELSSDLKFLSKIQIEWFKVLQIDQDLVRSDFVELNQELGNEFLNETNWGILSCAMVIPREAIAKSWHSHTFTRCEQFRRRRRRSGIGQGFYLYCGNSYLMELKKSRDK